The Coffea arabica cultivar ET-39 chromosome 8e, Coffea Arabica ET-39 HiFi, whole genome shotgun sequence genome window below encodes:
- the LOC113703644 gene encoding putative transferase At4g12130, mitochondrial — protein MPESPLRLPETYQTKMHRVKFSLRFLKPNSHNYLKPRPFSTHLESAGSMACHLKARSVIRFKGPDTVKFLQGLVTNDVRRLCEPSTDNRSFGAVGTPNFPAVAVPPVYAALLTAQGRFMHDMFLYRPPQPDEKLNSTGSGPGPIPEEFELFADVDASSLDELLEVLKKYRLRSKVDIDSVAEDFSCWQRFGWNLSEKSSSAEEPEAASVGWGGSVDHAGVASSGGNKCGWEWYKDPRLDCLGFRGIFPSNETAPLVEADKEADEKHYLLWRLEKGVAEGPSEIPKGEAIPLEYNLAGLNGISFDKGCYVGQELIARTHHRGVIRKRLLPLRFLDDQGREVGEKVVPQSEVIDVASRKKVGTVTTALGSRGLGLLRLEEAFKGAGFLAIQGQDGVRVKSNRPEWWPAEWYLDHQQSAAA, from the exons ATGCCCGAATCTCCACTACGCCTCCCCGAAACATACCAAACAAAAATGCATCGGGTCAAATTCTCCCTCCGATTCCTGAAACCCAATTCACACAATTACCTAAAACCCAGACCCTTTTCAACCCATTTAGAAAGTGCCGGGTCCATGGCTTGCCACCTGAAGGCCCGGTCCGTAATCCGGTTCAAAGGGCCCGACACTGTCAAGTTCTTGCAAGGCTTAGTCACCAACGATGTGCGCAGGCTTTGCGAACCTTCAACTGATAATCGGAGCTTCGGCGCCGTTGGAACGCCGAACTTCCCGGCTGTGGCAGTGCCACCGGTATACGCAGCTTTATTGACTGCACAAGGGAGGTTTATGCACGACATGTTTCTTTACAGGCCGCCCCAACCCGATGAGAAGCTCAACAGTACCGGGTCAGGTCCCGGCCCTATCCCGGAAGAGTTCGAGCTCTTTGCTGACGTCGATGCTTCTTCTTTGGATGAACTGTTGGAAGTATTAAAAAa ATATCGATTGCGGTCCAAAGTTGATATCGACAGTGTTGCAGAAGATTTCTCCTGCTGGCAAAGATTTGGTTGGAACCTTAGTGAGAAGTCCTCATCTGCTGAAGAACCAGAAGCTGCATCAGTTGGGTGGGGTGGTTCTGTTGATCACGCAGGAGTGGCATCTTCAGGGGGGAATAAATGTGGATGGGAATGGTATAAGGATCCAAGATTAGATTGCCTTGGATTTAGGGGAATTTTTCCTTCCAATGAAACAG CACCTCTAGTTGAAGCAGATAAAGAAGCTGATGAAAAGCACTATCTTCTGTGGAGATTAGAGAAGGGAGTTGCAGAAGGACCCTCAGAGATTCCAAAAG GCGAGGCGATTCCCCTTGAATACAACCTGGCTGGTTTAAATGGTATTAGCTTTGACAAAGGGTGTTACGTAGGGCAAGAATTGATTGCCCGTACACATCACCGTGGTGTCATTCGAAAGAGACTGCTTCCTTTACGATTTCTGGATGATCAAGGAAGGG AGGTGGGAGAAAAAGTAGTTCCACAGTCGGAAGTAATTGATGTAGCATCTCGAAAGAAGGTCGGGACCGTCACAACTGCACTTGGCTCCCGTGGTCTTGGCCTTCTACGCTTGGAGGAAGCCTTTAAAGGGGCAGGCTTTCTGGCCATACAAGGACAAGATGGTGTCAGGGTCAAGTCTAACAGACCAGAATGGTGGCCAGCTGAGTGGTATTTAGATCATCAACAGAGTGCAGCAGCTTAG